A genomic segment from Pollutimonas thiosulfatoxidans encodes:
- a CDS encoding L-threonylcarbamoyladenylate synthase, with protein sequence MSAPAPIDIDATALALAAAQLDAGELVAFPTETVYGLGADAENPLAVARIYQAKGRPAKHPVIVHLAPGADIDYWAQQVPPEARLLIGAFWPGPLTLILKRADHIPAAVSGGQASIGLRCPSHPVAQALLTAFAACKRNGQGGVAAPSANRYGHVSPTQAEHVRAEFPELVAGGMTILEGGQADVGIESTILDVSRLEEVGPVLLRPGHITAVQIAEVLGVMPLAPDEAAPRVSGSLKAHYAPMTPLSVLPREALLAHAAAASDRLVAVLFAEPPVDANPLVDWLACPSDPVRYARELYALLRRLDKQGYSGILMEQPPRTAAWQAVNDRIGRAAAAFL encoded by the coding sequence ATGAGCGCTCCCGCTCCGATCGATATCGACGCGACGGCTCTCGCGCTGGCCGCGGCGCAGCTGGATGCCGGCGAACTGGTCGCGTTTCCCACCGAAACGGTTTATGGCCTGGGCGCGGACGCCGAGAATCCGCTGGCCGTCGCCCGTATCTATCAAGCGAAAGGCAGGCCTGCCAAGCACCCTGTCATTGTGCACCTGGCGCCGGGCGCCGATATCGATTATTGGGCGCAGCAGGTTCCACCGGAGGCGCGGCTATTGATCGGCGCCTTCTGGCCGGGCCCCTTGACCTTGATTTTGAAGCGAGCTGATCACATACCGGCGGCCGTCAGTGGCGGACAGGCCAGCATAGGCTTGCGTTGCCCCTCGCACCCGGTGGCCCAGGCATTGCTGACCGCCTTCGCTGCCTGCAAGCGCAATGGCCAGGGCGGCGTGGCAGCGCCTTCGGCAAACCGGTACGGTCATGTTTCGCCGACTCAGGCCGAGCACGTACGCGCCGAATTTCCCGAGCTGGTAGCCGGCGGGATGACCATACTGGAAGGTGGGCAGGCCGACGTGGGCATCGAGTCCACCATACTCGATGTGTCGCGGCTGGAAGAAGTCGGTCCGGTCTTGTTAAGGCCGGGCCATATCACGGCAGTCCAGATTGCCGAGGTGCTCGGTGTGATGCCCCTGGCGCCCGACGAGGCGGCGCCACGGGTGTCAGGATCCTTGAAAGCGCACTACGCCCCCATGACGCCGCTGAGCGTTCTGCCTCGCGAAGCACTGCTAGCCCATGCCGCCGCCGCGTCGGATCGCCTGGTTGCCGTCCTGTTTGCCGAGCCGCCCGTCGATGCGAATCCGCTGGTGGACTGGCTGGCATGTCCATCAGACCCCGTGCGATATGCGCGCGAGCTTTACGCCTTGTTGCGGCGCCTGGACAAGCAGGGTTATAGCGGCATATTGATGGAACAACCGCCGCGTACCGCTGCCTGGCAGGCTGTGAACGACCGCATTGGTCGCGCGGCGGCCGCCTTCCTGTAA
- a CDS encoding ABC transporter ATP-binding protein: protein MTTLIEARDIHAHYGASHVLQGIDLTIHAGESIGLLGRNGMGKTTLIRSIMGHVPASGGSITIRGRNCTRAAPYQVSRLGVAYVPEGRGIFPNLNVRENLQVAARPGFDGRNDWTYERVLQTFPRLSERLDHGGQQLSGGEQQMLAIGRALMTNPDVLILDEATEGLAPLIIAEIWRIIAAVRETGMSALIVDRNYRKVLAHTDRCIVLEKGCLVESEASPVLAKSPDVLTRYLGV, encoded by the coding sequence ATGACAACGCTCATCGAGGCGCGCGACATCCACGCGCACTATGGCGCAAGCCACGTACTGCAGGGCATCGACCTGACCATCCATGCCGGCGAGTCCATCGGCTTGCTGGGGCGTAACGGCATGGGCAAGACAACGCTGATCCGCAGCATCATGGGGCATGTGCCGGCCAGTGGCGGCAGCATCACCATACGCGGCAGGAACTGCACGCGGGCCGCGCCTTACCAGGTGTCCCGACTGGGGGTGGCTTATGTCCCCGAAGGCCGCGGCATATTTCCCAACCTGAATGTGCGCGAAAATCTGCAGGTCGCGGCGCGACCCGGCTTTGACGGGCGCAACGACTGGACCTACGAGCGGGTGCTGCAGACCTTCCCGCGTCTGTCTGAAAGACTGGATCATGGCGGACAGCAGTTGTCGGGTGGCGAACAACAGATGTTGGCCATCGGGCGCGCCCTGATGACCAACCCCGACGTGCTCATACTGGACGAAGCCACCGAAGGCCTGGCCCCGCTGATCATCGCCGAGATCTGGCGCATTATTGCGGCAGTGCGCGAGACCGGCATGTCGGCGCTTATTGTGGACCGCAACTACCGCAAAGTACTGGCGCACACGGATCGCTGCATCGTGCTGGAAAAAGGTTGTCTGGTCGAGTCGGAAGCCAGCCCGGTGCTTGCGAAAAGCCCCGACGTCCTGACGCGCTACCTGGGCGTGTAG
- a CDS encoding ABC transporter ATP-binding protein yields MTNELLSARNITRRFRGLTALDQVSVSLSRGAVHAVIGTNGAGKSTLVSVLAGELAPDEGSIFLHQQEVTTWPQPRRARAGLGRSYQRTTIFPSLTVHENCRLAAQARQQHFWNWAAPAGKCRYSTDAAQHALELAGLKDDASHIAGLLSHGRKRQLEIAMSLATAPTVLLLDEPLAGMGSEETDRMLALLSSLKTQHAILLVEHDMDAVFRIADEITVMVNGRVIAHGDPQSIRDNPEVQTAYLGEGE; encoded by the coding sequence ATGACAAACGAACTTCTGTCCGCCCGCAATATCACGCGTCGCTTTCGTGGACTGACCGCGCTGGACCAGGTGTCGGTCAGCCTGTCGCGCGGCGCAGTCCATGCCGTGATCGGCACCAATGGTGCGGGCAAGTCCACCTTGGTCAGCGTATTGGCTGGCGAACTCGCCCCCGACGAGGGCAGTATTTTCCTGCACCAGCAAGAGGTCACCACCTGGCCACAGCCGCGTCGAGCCCGAGCCGGCCTGGGACGCAGCTATCAACGCACCACCATATTTCCAAGCCTGACTGTGCACGAAAACTGCCGACTGGCTGCGCAAGCCAGGCAACAACATTTCTGGAACTGGGCCGCGCCGGCGGGCAAGTGCCGCTACAGTACCGATGCAGCGCAACACGCGCTTGAATTGGCCGGCCTGAAAGACGATGCATCGCACATCGCCGGCCTGCTCTCGCACGGACGCAAGCGCCAGTTGGAAATCGCCATGAGCCTGGCCACCGCCCCCACCGTGCTGTTGCTGGACGAACCGCTCGCGGGCATGGGCTCGGAAGAGACGGACCGCATGCTTGCGCTGCTTTCGTCGCTCAAGACCCAACACGCCATCCTGCTGGTTGAACACGACATGGACGCCGTCTTCAGAATCGCCGACGAAATCACCGTCATGGTCAACGGCCGCGTGATCGCCCATGGTGACCCCCAATCCATCCGCGATAATCCCGAGGTGCAAACCGCCTATCTGGGGGAAGGCGAATGA
- a CDS encoding branched-chain amino acid ABC transporter permease has translation MQATFRNLCLLGLLGLAVLFPLLASDYYISLAVKIMIYSIFALSLQLLVGGTGLVSLGHAAFFGIAAYTTTLYSPESGPGNLFVLLPIAMCAALLYALVTGALSLRTKGVYFIMVTLAFSQMAYYVFHDTDVGGGSDGIYLYFRPELRLGDTVLLNIDSPLHFYLFTLACLLLTWAFLAMLMRSRFGAALTGIRVNEQRMRSAGYSTFNYKLVAYGLAGALAGISGLLYAAKDGFVNPELLAWEQSGLVLLMVILGGSSRLWGAVLGAAALTLLQEAFQSQALFGDWATHWHLTFGLSIIALVAFMPNGLIGLAAQRRARRSAASPASTQG, from the coding sequence ATGCAAGCCACATTTCGCAACCTGTGCCTGCTCGGTCTGCTTGGTCTGGCCGTTCTGTTTCCGCTGCTCGCCAGCGACTACTACATCAGCCTGGCCGTCAAGATCATGATCTATTCGATCTTCGCGCTAAGCCTGCAATTATTGGTCGGAGGCACCGGGTTGGTCAGCCTGGGCCATGCCGCCTTCTTTGGCATTGCCGCTTACACCACCACGCTGTACTCGCCAGAGTCGGGGCCCGGCAACCTGTTCGTACTGTTGCCTATCGCCATGTGCGCCGCCCTGCTCTATGCCTTGGTTACCGGTGCGCTTTCGTTGCGTACCAAGGGTGTGTATTTCATTATGGTCACCCTGGCTTTTTCGCAGATGGCCTACTACGTCTTCCATGATACCGACGTGGGCGGTGGCAGCGACGGCATCTACCTGTACTTTCGCCCCGAGCTGCGGCTTGGCGATACGGTACTGCTCAATATCGACAGCCCGCTGCATTTTTATCTGTTCACGCTGGCTTGCCTGCTGCTGACATGGGCCTTCCTGGCCATGTTGATGCGCTCGCGCTTCGGCGCCGCATTGACCGGCATCCGGGTCAACGAACAACGCATGCGCAGCGCCGGCTATTCCACCTTCAATTACAAGCTCGTGGCCTACGGCCTGGCTGGCGCGCTGGCCGGAATCAGCGGCTTGCTCTATGCCGCCAAAGACGGCTTTGTAAACCCGGAACTGCTGGCTTGGGAACAATCAGGCCTGGTGCTGCTCATGGTTATCCTGGGCGGCAGCAGCCGGCTTTGGGGCGCCGTGCTGGGGGCTGCCGCCCTGACGCTGCTTCAAGAGGCATTCCAATCGCAAGCGCTCTTTGGCGACTGGGCCACCCATTGGCATCTTACCTTTGGCCTGTCGATTATCGCGCTGGTCGCTTTCATGCCCAACGGGCTGATCGGACTGGCCGCGCAACGGCGCGCCCGTCGCTCCGCCGCGTCTCCAGCGTCCACGCAAGGATAG
- a CDS encoding branched-chain amino acid ABC transporter permease, whose product MDPVIFLIQCLNAVQYGLLLFLVASGLTLIFGIMGIINLAHGSFYMIGAYMAFALQPMVADYLGGGFLITVLLCVGLAALLGYFLEWAFFSFLYYRDHLQQVLMTYGLILVFEELRSLAVGNDVHGVTAPAWLAESISLGGVMTYPVYRLFISCVCLVVAAGLYWVLAHTRLGMMIRAGASNREMISSLGIDINRLYRIVFAIGVALAALAGAIAAPVSSVYPGMGNSVLIICFVVVVIGGIGSIKGAFLAAMLVGFVDTFGQVFFPGIAGVLVYVLMAGILLFRPEGLFKQG is encoded by the coding sequence GTGGACCCGGTCATATTCCTGATTCAGTGCCTGAACGCGGTGCAGTACGGCCTGTTGTTGTTTCTTGTGGCCAGCGGCCTGACACTGATCTTCGGCATCATGGGCATTATCAATCTCGCCCATGGCAGCTTTTATATGATCGGGGCCTACATGGCCTTCGCGCTTCAGCCTATGGTGGCCGATTACCTGGGCGGTGGATTCCTGATCACCGTCCTGCTGTGTGTTGGGCTGGCCGCCTTGCTGGGCTACTTTCTGGAATGGGCTTTTTTCAGTTTTCTGTACTACCGGGACCACCTGCAGCAGGTGCTGATGACCTATGGCCTGATCCTGGTGTTTGAAGAACTGCGCAGTCTGGCGGTCGGTAACGATGTTCATGGCGTCACCGCCCCCGCCTGGCTGGCAGAGTCCATCTCTTTGGGCGGGGTCATGACCTACCCGGTATATCGGCTGTTCATCTCGTGCGTGTGCTTGGTGGTCGCAGCCGGGCTTTACTGGGTGCTGGCCCACACCAGGCTGGGCATGATGATCCGTGCCGGCGCCAGCAATCGGGAAATGATCAGCTCCCTGGGCATAGACATCAATCGGCTCTATCGCATTGTGTTCGCCATTGGGGTCGCACTGGCGGCGCTGGCAGGCGCCATCGCGGCACCGGTATCGTCCGTGTATCCCGGCATGGGCAACAGCGTGCTTATTATTTGCTTCGTCGTCGTCGTTATCGGCGGCATCGGCTCCATCAAGGGAGCCTTCCTCGCAGCGATGCTGGTCGGCTTCGTCGATACTTTCGGCCAGGTTTTCTTTCCTGGCATCGCCGGTGTTCTGGTCTACGTACTGATGGCCGGTATTCTTTTGTTCCGGCCCGAAGGGCTATTCAAGCAAGGCTAA
- a CDS encoding ABC transporter substrate-binding protein: MKRVLTGTALATVLALGAGNASAVVKVGFMLPYSGTYAALGQAIENGFKLYVQEQGGKLGGQELQYFQVDDESNPSKGPDNANRLIKRDQVDVLVGTVHSGVAMALAKAANDSDTTLIIPNAGADAITGPLCSKNVFRSSFSNWQPSYAMGPVAVEKGYKTAVTITWNYAAGKEAIAGFKESFEKEGGKVVKELTLPFPQVEFQPLLTEVASIKPDAVFTFFAGGGAVKFVQDYAAAGLKDTVPLLSSGFMTDGTLKAQGESAQGLFTTLHYADGLDTPRDNAFRENYTKNFPSMQPDVYAVQGYDAAQLLAAGLEAVKGDVSKKDDMRTAMRSATIDSPRGQFTLSSAGNPVQDIYLRKVVGEQNLTQGVAIKALADPARGCKL; encoded by the coding sequence ATGAAACGAGTATTGACAGGTACCGCGCTGGCGACGGTATTGGCGCTGGGCGCGGGCAATGCCTCCGCCGTCGTGAAGGTCGGATTTATGCTGCCTTACAGCGGCACCTACGCCGCACTGGGCCAGGCCATCGAAAACGGCTTCAAGCTGTATGTACAGGAACAAGGCGGGAAACTCGGCGGCCAGGAACTGCAATACTTCCAGGTCGACGACGAGTCCAATCCATCCAAAGGACCAGACAACGCCAACCGCCTGATCAAACGCGACCAGGTCGACGTGCTGGTAGGAACGGTGCACTCGGGCGTTGCCATGGCGCTGGCCAAGGCCGCCAACGATTCCGACACCACTCTCATCATTCCGAATGCCGGTGCCGACGCCATCACCGGCCCACTGTGCAGCAAGAACGTCTTCCGCAGTTCGTTCTCCAACTGGCAACCCTCGTACGCCATGGGCCCTGTCGCGGTCGAGAAAGGCTACAAGACTGCCGTCACCATTACCTGGAACTACGCAGCGGGCAAGGAAGCCATTGCGGGCTTCAAGGAATCTTTCGAAAAGGAAGGCGGCAAAGTGGTCAAGGAACTGACGCTGCCTTTCCCGCAAGTGGAATTCCAGCCGCTGCTTACCGAAGTCGCATCGATCAAGCCTGACGCTGTGTTCACCTTCTTTGCCGGTGGCGGTGCCGTCAAGTTCGTACAGGACTACGCGGCTGCAGGCCTGAAAGACACCGTGCCGTTGCTCAGCAGCGGCTTCATGACGGACGGTACGCTGAAAGCACAAGGCGAGTCGGCCCAAGGCCTGTTCACCACCCTGCACTATGCCGACGGCCTCGACACACCTCGCGATAACGCTTTCCGCGAAAACTACACCAAGAACTTCCCTTCCATGCAGCCCGACGTTTATGCCGTACAAGGCTACGACGCCGCCCAGTTGCTTGCAGCAGGCCTGGAAGCCGTCAAGGGTGATGTTTCCAAGAAAGACGACATGCGCACTGCCATGCGCAGCGCCACCATCGACAGCCCGCGCGGCCAGTTCACGCTGTCCAGCGCCGGTAATCCCGTGCAGGACATCTATCTGCGCAAAGTCGTGGGTGAACAGAACCTGACCCAAGGCGTCGCGATCAAGGCGCTGGCCGACCCCGCACGAGGCTGCAAGCTGTAA
- a CDS encoding alpha/beta fold hydrolase, which translates to MNQPTDHACTTQLVPVHALGRDLVIECLWIAPEKTSSDLIVFLHEGLGSASMWKDWPAQLCEATGCRGLVFSRYGYGNSTPRPADEKWPVDFMHDQAREALPALFAALGLEHERPILFGHSDGGSISLLFAAMYPDRVKAIAVAAPHIFVEDVTISNIQDARQAYLATDLPEKLGRYHQDVDSAFWGWNDIWLNPAFRAWNIESYLDKITCPILAIQGEDDEYGTLEQVYGIKRLASQTQLCIIADCRHSPHRDQPTAVIQAVTAFIDGLDGS; encoded by the coding sequence ATGAACCAGCCCACCGACCACGCCTGCACAACACAACTCGTCCCGGTCCACGCCCTGGGACGCGACTTGGTCATCGAATGTCTGTGGATAGCGCCCGAAAAAACCAGCAGCGACCTGATCGTCTTCCTGCACGAAGGGCTGGGTTCCGCATCGATGTGGAAAGACTGGCCGGCCCAGCTTTGCGAGGCGACCGGTTGCCGAGGCCTGGTGTTCTCGCGCTATGGCTACGGCAACAGCACGCCGCGCCCCGCCGACGAGAAATGGCCGGTGGATTTCATGCATGACCAGGCTCGCGAGGCGCTGCCTGCCCTCTTTGCGGCCCTGGGCCTGGAGCACGAACGCCCCATTCTCTTTGGCCACAGCGACGGCGGGTCGATATCGCTGCTGTTTGCCGCCATGTACCCAGACCGCGTCAAGGCTATTGCCGTGGCGGCGCCTCACATCTTCGTCGAAGACGTGACCATCTCGAACATCCAGGACGCCCGCCAGGCCTACCTGGCGACGGATCTGCCGGAAAAGCTCGGCCGCTATCACCAGGACGTGGATTCCGCTTTCTGGGGGTGGAACGACATCTGGCTGAACCCGGCGTTCCGCGCCTGGAACATCGAGTCCTATCTCGACAAAATCACTTGCCCCATCCTTGCCATACAAGGCGAGGACGACGAATACGGCACGCTGGAACAGGTCTACGGCATCAAACGCCTTGCCAGTCAGACTCAACTCTGTATCATCGCGGATTGTCGGCATTCGCCCCACCGCGACCAGCCGACTGCGGTCATTCAAGCAGTCACTGCCTTCATCGATGGGCTGGACGGCTCATAA
- a CDS encoding benzoate-CoA ligase family protein yields MPTCPVELNYAAQLVESNAARPDKPAFIDDHRSLTYAELASRIARFAGLLQKLGLRREERILLVMHDTIDWPVAFLGALHAGVVPVAVNTLLTVADYAYMLGHSRSQAVFVSAPLLPTLQEAMNQGNHQVQHVVVSQSPSPLAAPLLDFEALMSQADEVPACKTLADEIAFWLYSSGSTGQPKGVVHTHANLWYTAELYGKPILGLRESDVVFSAAKLFFAYGLGNGLTFPLSVGATTLLMAERPTPDAVFKRLTTGQPTVFCGVPTLYASMLASPSLPAADQVRLRVCASAGEALPKDLGLRFREHFGCDILDGIGSTEMLHIFLSNQPGDIHYGTTGKPVPGYEVDLRDEHGHSVPVGTIGDLYIKGPSAALMYWNNRPKTIDTYQGPWLKSGDKYVCDADGYYTYAGRSDDMIKVSGQYVSPIEVENTLVQHEAVLEAAVIGVEDDAGLTKTMAYVVLRDGRSGDDATEHDLQAFVKEHLAPFKYPRTIHFLDDLPKTATGKIQRFKLRQLHSHNR; encoded by the coding sequence ATGCCCACCTGCCCCGTTGAGCTGAATTATGCCGCTCAACTTGTCGAATCGAACGCCGCAAGACCCGACAAACCGGCTTTCATCGACGACCACCGCAGCCTGACGTACGCCGAGCTAGCCAGCCGTATCGCCCGCTTTGCCGGGCTGCTGCAGAAGCTGGGCTTGCGACGCGAAGAGCGCATCTTGCTGGTCATGCACGACACGATCGACTGGCCGGTGGCCTTCCTGGGCGCCCTGCATGCCGGCGTCGTGCCGGTTGCAGTCAACACCTTGCTGACAGTCGCCGACTATGCCTACATGCTGGGCCATAGTCGCAGTCAAGCTGTATTCGTGTCGGCACCCCTGCTGCCCACATTGCAAGAGGCCATGAACCAGGGCAACCATCAGGTCCAGCATGTTGTCGTGTCGCAGTCGCCGTCCCCGCTGGCAGCGCCCCTGCTGGACTTTGAAGCTCTGATGTCGCAGGCGGACGAGGTACCGGCCTGTAAGACATTGGCCGACGAAATCGCCTTCTGGCTGTATTCGTCGGGCTCCACAGGACAACCCAAGGGGGTAGTGCATACCCACGCCAATCTTTGGTACACCGCCGAACTCTATGGCAAGCCCATATTGGGCCTGCGCGAAAGCGATGTGGTGTTTTCGGCTGCCAAATTGTTTTTTGCCTATGGGTTGGGCAACGGGCTGACCTTCCCCTTGTCGGTAGGAGCCACCACGCTGCTGATGGCCGAGCGCCCTACTCCCGATGCCGTCTTCAAGCGCCTGACCACGGGCCAACCGACTGTTTTCTGTGGCGTCCCCACCCTTTACGCCAGCATGCTGGCATCGCCTTCGCTGCCTGCCGCCGACCAGGTGCGGTTGCGCGTCTGCGCCTCCGCCGGCGAAGCGCTGCCCAAAGACCTGGGCTTGCGCTTCCGCGAGCACTTCGGCTGCGACATCCTGGACGGCATCGGCTCCACCGAGATGCTGCACATTTTCCTTTCGAACCAGCCGGGCGACATCCACTACGGCACCACAGGCAAGCCTGTGCCCGGGTATGAAGTCGACCTGCGCGACGAGCATGGGCACAGCGTACCCGTGGGCACCATAGGCGACCTTTACATCAAGGGCCCCAGCGCCGCGCTCATGTACTGGAACAATCGGCCTAAAACCATAGACACCTATCAGGGCCCGTGGCTTAAAAGCGGCGATAAGTATGTCTGCGATGCCGACGGCTACTATACTTACGCCGGACGCAGCGACGACATGATCAAGGTCAGCGGCCAGTATGTTTCTCCCATCGAGGTCGAGAACACGCTGGTCCAGCACGAAGCCGTGCTGGAGGCCGCCGTCATCGGTGTCGAGGACGACGCCGGCCTGACCAAGACCATGGCTTACGTGGTACTCCGTGATGGACGCAGCGGCGACGACGCCACCGAGCACGATCTCCAGGCTTTCGTGAAAGAGCATCTGGCGCCGTTCAAGTACCCTCGCACCATACATTTTCTGGATGACCTGCCCAAGACGGCCACGGGCAAGATCCAGCGCTTCAAATTGCGACAACTTCACAGCCACAACCGATGA
- a CDS encoding helix-turn-helix transcriptional regulator translates to MLDARNGGDPYLSSLGERVRRMRAIRGMTRKELASAAGVSERHLANLELGVGNVSILVLRQIAHAFNCAPAELVGDVTTSTPEWLLIRGLLERRSEAELQKAREVLTALFDDPLLAGKRNRLQRIALTGLRGAGKSTLGRMLAADINYPFVELSAEIERVAGCGILEIHSLYGPTAYRRYEKRALEEALQLYPEMVLATPGGLVSEPASMNTMLAHCYTVWVKATPEDHMQRVMAQGDFRPMAGNNEAMADLKRILASREDFYSKADWVCSTSDTTLEACFEGLRTHIRQAAGMPL, encoded by the coding sequence CTGCTGGATGCCCGCAACGGTGGCGACCCCTATCTCAGCTCGCTGGGCGAGCGGGTGCGCCGCATGCGGGCCATACGCGGCATGACGCGCAAAGAGCTGGCCTCCGCAGCAGGCGTTTCCGAACGCCATCTGGCCAATCTGGAATTGGGCGTGGGCAACGTCTCCATACTGGTGCTGCGGCAAATTGCACATGCCTTCAACTGCGCACCGGCCGAGCTGGTGGGCGACGTCACCACCAGCACGCCAGAGTGGCTATTGATCCGCGGCCTGCTCGAACGCCGCTCCGAGGCCGAGCTGCAGAAAGCCCGCGAAGTCCTTACCGCCTTGTTCGATGATCCCTTGCTGGCTGGCAAGCGCAACCGCCTGCAGCGGATCGCCCTGACCGGTTTGCGCGGGGCGGGCAAGTCCACGCTGGGACGCATGCTGGCTGCCGACATCAACTACCCCTTCGTCGAACTCAGTGCCGAGATCGAGCGCGTCGCCGGCTGCGGCATACTGGAAATCCACAGTCTTTACGGGCCGACGGCCTACCGGCGCTACGAGAAACGGGCACTGGAAGAGGCCTTGCAGTTGTATCCCGAGATGGTGCTGGCCACGCCTGGTGGGCTGGTATCCGAGCCGGCCAGCATGAACACAATGCTGGCCCACTGCTATACCGTCTGGGTCAAGGCCACGCCTGAAGATCACATGCAGCGGGTCATGGCGCAGGGCGACTTCCGGCCCATGGCCGGCAACAACGAGGCCATGGCCGATTTGAAACGCATCCTGGCCAGCCGCGAAGACTTCTACTCGAAGGCAGATTGGGTGTGCTCCACCAGCGATACCACCCTGGAAGCCTGTTTCGAGGGCTTGCGCACGCATATCCGTCAAGCCGCCGGGATGCCGCTGTAA